The following are encoded together in the Echeneis naucrates chromosome 9, fEcheNa1.1, whole genome shotgun sequence genome:
- the slc20a1a gene encoding sodium-dependent phosphate transporter 1-A has product MDTTTLATLAAASSVALASQADMSGYLWLLVIGFIIAFILAFSVGANDVANSFGTAVGSGVVTLRQACILATIFETVGSVLLGAKVSETIRQGIIDVRMYNGSEHVLMAGSISAMCGSAVWQLAASFLKLPISGTHCIVGATIGFSMVARGPQGVKWMELLRIVSSWFLSPVLSGIMSGFLFYFVRKFILNKADPVPNGLRALPVFYAITMGINLFSIMFTGAPLLGFDRVPWWGTLCISLGCAFVTALVVWFLVCPRLKKKIKRETTAAPCETPLMEKSSSKTAQTEHPPAPRYPRPQTPPADSQKVAFKLGGSEEADLDNNDMETKDLDISNSLNGTVGSMVITDPHSGRSHTIHKDSGLYKDLLHKLHMAKVGDCIGDSDTEERPIRRNNSYTSYTMAIYGIQGDPKYKDLDGGLQRRSRVDSYSSYSSAVTSGSTVQDGSVTQEAGRDLTVEEDELEVDQPAVSLLFQFLQILTACFGSFAHGGNDVSNAIGPLVALWLLYESGSVVSNSPTPIWLLLYGGVGICTGLWVWGRRVIQTMGKDLTPITPSSGFSIELASAITVVVASNIGLPVSTTHCKVGSVVAVGWLRSRKSVDWHLFRNIFIAWFVTVPISGLISAAIMALFTHVIL; this is encoded by the exons ATGGATACAACTACACTAGCAACCCTGGCTGCTGCCTCTAGTGTGGCTCTGGCCTCGCAGGCTGACATGTCAGGTTACTTGTGGCTGTTGGTGATCGGCTTCATCATTGCCTTCATCCTGGCTTTTTCTGTGGGGGCAAATGACGTGGCCAACTCCTTTGGTACCGCAGTGGGCTCCGGGGTGGTCACCCTGAGGCAGGCATGTATCCTGGCCACTATATTTGAAACGGTgggctcagtgctgctgggggCTAAAGTCAGCGAGACCATTCGTCAGGGAATCATTGATGTCCGGATGTACAATGGCTCTGAGCATGTCCTGATGGCAGGATCAATAAGTGCCATGTGTG GCTCTGCTGTGTGGCAGCTGGCTGCATCATTCCTAAAGCTCCCCATTTCTGGAACCCACTGTATTGTTGGAGCGACAATTGGCTTCTCCATGGTGGCCAGAGGTCCCCAAGGGGTCAAATGGATGGAGTTACTGCGCATTG TGTCGTCCTGGTTTCTGTCACCTGTACTATCAGGCATCATGTCAGGATTTCTCTTCTACTTTGTCCGCAAATTCATTCTGAACAAG GCTGACCCCGTGCCCAATGGCCTCAGAGCTCTTCCTGTCTTCTATGCTATCACCATGGGCATCAACCTCTTCTCCATCATGTTTACAGGAGCACCAT TGCTGGGCTTTGACAGAGTGCCATGGTGGGGCACACTGTGTATTTCACTGGGCTGTGCCTTCGTCACAGCTTTGGTTGTTTGGTTTCTGGTCTGTCCGCGTCTCAAGAAGAAAATCAAAC GAGAAACGACAGCTGCTCCGTGTGAAACGCCACTGATGGAGAAGAGCTCCAGCAAAACTGCACAAACAGAGCATCCCCCAGCGCCACGTTACCCTCGACCCCAGACCCCCCCAGCAGACAGTCAGAAGGTGGCGTTCAAACTTGGAGGTTCAGAAGAGGCTGATTTGGACAACAATGATATGGAAACCAAAGACTTGGACATCAGCAACA GCCTGAATGGCACTGTTGGCTCCATGGTGATCACTGACCCGCACAGTGGACGGTCCCACACGATACACAAGGACTCAGGCCTTTACAAAGACTTGCTGCACAAGCTGCACATGGCCAAAGTTGGTGACTGCATTGGTGACAGTGACACAGAGGAGCGGCCCATCAGGAGGAACAACAGCTACACTTCTTACACAATGGCCATTTATGGTATCCAAGGGGATCCTAAGTATAAGGATCTGGATGGTGGACTTCAGAGAAGATCAAGAGTAGACAGTTATAGCAGCTACAGCTCAGCTGTGACCAGTGGGAGTACAGTCCAGGATGGGAGTGTGACTCAGGAAGCTGGCAGGGACCTcactgtggaggaggatgagCTTGAGGTCGACCAGCCAGCTGTATCCTTGCTTTTCCAGTTCCTGCAGATACTCACAGCGTGCTTTGGCTCCTTTGCACACGGGGGGAACGACGTCAG CAATGCGATCGGCCCACTGGTGGCTCTCTGGCTTCTGTACGAGAGTGGCTCTGTGGTATCCAACTCACCCACACCCATCTGGTTGCTTCTTTATGGTGGAGTGGGTATCTGCACTGGTCTCTGGGTATGGGGTCGGAGAGTGATCCAGACCATGGGCAAAGACCTCACACCTATTACACCCTCCAG TGGCTTCAGCATCGAACTGGCTTCAGCAATCACAGTTGTTGTGGCATCCAATATTGGACTTCCTGTCAGCACAACCCACTGCAAG GTGGGGTCAGTGGTGGCGGTGGGATGGCTGCGCTCCAGGAAATCAGTTGACTGGCATCTGTTCAGGAACATCTTCATCGCCTGGTTTGTCACAGTTCCGATCTCGGGGTTGATCAGTGCTGCTATCATGGCTCTCTTCACTCATGTTATTCTGTGA